A window from Malacoplasma iowae encodes these proteins:
- a CDS encoding P35 family lipoprotein — translation MKNKFKWFLLATSFSSVALGASVFILGNSNVLLGEDKNDSTIPSNPDVPENLEIEPILNSNLDIVNSFSDLYSSTNTNIDQNIKDIILEKQLQQKIISNYDKFDDNQKSSLQIDLKTNLPSNKWGNISYNDWKKETVHVYYGIKFDKLNVSSLNDLHDMLTPEFIKNIFVSLNLSTTTDKKTYNLVQNSNIGLENGLLHINILETQNQRNEAKYDLQIPISDFNLKINSEITISGKNIKTTSQKIDINYNITVDKNILNKQALETIDLNEKYESVTVNNLLENLNWASQPISSKSNNSLLINNDVISKEIGLYNVEFSNFNLNLKNPENDINSPNYDGIYNLTFDATPHDNHVWDDGTKSQLKITIENIQINLSLAEFKDQDWLWQNDNELWKKITTYSENIQLNFADTGINDTTKENISKFLLENNYLEKIETYENDLIKNDNRFKHVEIKIALIDNRFYANKQEGWENWNVLIEFVPKKGYVFNSSPHNAKKQTYVNLSGLKFSEST, via the coding sequence ATGAAAAATAAATTCAAATGATTTTTATTAGCTACATCATTTAGTTCTGTTGCATTAGGTGCAAGTGTTTTTATTTTAGGTAATTCAAATGTTTTATTGGGAGAAGATAAAAACGATTCAACAATACCTTCAAATCCAGATGTTCCAGAAAATTTAGAAATTGAACCAATTTTAAATAGTAATTTAGATATTGTTAATTCATTCAGTGATTTATATTCATCAACTAACACTAATATAGACCAAAACATTAAAGACATAATTTTAGAAAAACAGTTACAACAAAAAATAATATCAAATTATGATAAATTTGATGATAATCAAAAATCTAGTTTACAAATTGATTTAAAAACTAATCTCCCATCTAATAAATGAGGAAATATTTCATATAATGATTGAAAAAAGGAAACTGTTCATGTTTATTATGGTATTAAATTTGATAAATTAAATGTTAGTTCATTAAATGATCTACATGATATGTTAACACCTGAATTTATAAAAAATATTTTTGTATCTTTAAATCTATCAACTACAACTGATAAAAAAACATACAATTTGGTTCAAAATAGTAATATTGGTTTAGAAAATGGGTTGTTACACATTAATATATTAGAAACACAAAATCAAAGAAATGAAGCAAAATATGATTTACAAATTCCTATTTCTGATTTCAATTTAAAAATAAATAGTGAAATAACCATTAGTGGAAAAAATATAAAAACTACAAGCCAAAAAATTGATATAAATTATAATATTACAGTTGATAAAAATATCTTAAATAAACAAGCATTAGAAACAATTGATTTAAATGAAAAATATGAATCAGTTACAGTTAATAATTTATTAGAAAATTTAAATTGAGCTTCTCAACCTATATCCAGCAAATCAAATAACTCTTTGTTAATTAATAATGATGTTATTTCCAAAGAAATTGGGTTGTATAATGTTGAATTTTCTAATTTTAATTTGAATTTAAAAAATCCAGAAAATGATATTAATAGTCCAAATTATGATGGTATATATAATTTAACTTTTGATGCTACACCACATGATAATCATGTTTGGGATGATGGCACTAAATCCCAATTAAAAATAACAATTGAAAACATTCAAATTAATTTAAGTTTAGCTGAATTTAAAGATCAAGATTGGTTGTGACAAAATGATAATGAATTATGAAAAAAAATAACAACTTATAGTGAAAATATTCAATTGAATTTTGCTGACACTGGAATAAACGATACAACAAAAGAAAATATTAGTAAATTTTTATTAGAAAATAATTATTTAGAAAAAATTGAAACATATGAAAATGATTTAATTAAAAATGATAATAGATTCAAACATGTTGAAATAAAAATTGCTTTAATTGATAATAGATTTTATGCAAATAAGCAAGAAGGTTGGGAAAATTGAAATGTTTTAATTGAGTTTGTGCCAAAAAAAGGTTATGTTTTTAATTCCTCTCCACATAATGCTAAAAAACAAACTTATGTTAATTTATCTGGTCTTAAATTTAGTGAATCAACTTAA
- the pyrR gene encoding bifunctional pyr operon transcriptional regulator/uracil phosphoribosyltransferase PyrR, protein MKVLLDKQGIQRSIKRISFEIIEKNSDIKNVVLLGIKNRGDVIANRIKENIKNIENIDLDIDVVDITNYRDDIGKERKPLDINPFKTNLDNRVVVIIDDVLYTGRTIRAALDAILINSRPIKIQLACLIDRGHRELPIRADFVGKNIPTSKNENIQVYLEEVDKDEKVIIE, encoded by the coding sequence ATGAAAGTGCTATTGGATAAACAAGGGATTCAAAGATCTATTAAGAGAATAAGTTTTGAAATTATTGAAAAAAATAGTGACATAAAAAATGTTGTTTTATTAGGAATAAAAAACAGAGGAGATGTCATCGCAAATAGAATTAAAGAAAACATCAAAAATATAGAAAATATTGACTTAGATATAGATGTTGTTGATATTACAAATTATCGTGATGATATTGGAAAAGAAAGAAAACCATTAGATATAAATCCTTTTAAAACTAATTTAGATAATAGAGTTGTTGTAATCATTGATGATGTTTTATATACTGGTAGAACCATAAGAGCTGCATTGGATGCAATATTAATCAATAGTAGACCAATTAAAATACAACTTGCATGCTTAATTGATAGAGGTCATAGAGAATTGCCAATAAGAGCTGATTTTGTTGGTAAAAACATTCCAACTTCAAAAAACGAAAATATTCAAGTTTATTTAGAAGAGGTTGATAAAGATGAAAAAGTTATTATTGAATAG
- a CDS encoding aspartate carbamoyltransferase catalytic subunit produces MKKLLLNRKKVNLLSIEDLTNKEIMKLIKKALKYKNRPSVIKNKFNNLFVSNLFFENSTRTKLSFEVAQKKLGINVINFEVDNSSIQKGETLYDTCKTLESIGVNLLVIRHNKEKYFDELKNINIPIINGGDGSGEHPTQSLLDLMTIYEHFKKFKGLKVAIIGDIKNSRVAKSNFKALTSLGAKVYFVSPNEFIDEKYNNYYQLDNLINDIDVCMLLRVQHERHLISNNNYEFLKKYNQEYGLNSKRYSQLKKNAIIMHPAPFNRNVEIDDEIIESPKSKIFEQMKNGMFMRQAVLEYIIHKNKII; encoded by the coding sequence ATGAAAAAGTTATTATTGAATAGAAAAAAAGTTAACCTTTTATCAATTGAAGATTTAACTAATAAAGAAATAATGAAACTAATAAAAAAAGCTCTTAAATACAAAAATAGACCAAGTGTAATTAAAAATAAATTTAACAATTTGTTTGTTTCAAATTTATTTTTTGAAAATTCTACAAGAACAAAACTAAGTTTTGAAGTTGCTCAAAAAAAGCTTGGTATAAATGTTATAAATTTTGAAGTAGATAATTCATCAATTCAAAAAGGTGAAACACTTTATGACACTTGCAAAACACTTGAATCAATTGGTGTTAATTTATTAGTAATAAGACACAATAAAGAGAAATATTTTGATGAACTAAAAAACATAAACATTCCCATTATAAATGGTGGAGACGGAAGTGGTGAACATCCAACTCAGTCATTATTAGATTTAATGACAATATATGAACATTTTAAAAAATTCAAAGGACTAAAAGTAGCTATTATTGGAGATATTAAAAACTCACGTGTTGCAAAAAGTAATTTTAAAGCACTAACATCACTTGGAGCAAAAGTTTATTTTGTTTCCCCAAATGAATTTATTGATGAAAAATATAATAATTATTATCAATTAGACAATTTAATAAATGATATAGATGTTTGTATGTTATTAAGGGTTCAACACGAAAGACATTTAATATCAAATAATAACTATGAATTTCTAAAAAAATATAATCAAGAATATGGACTAAATTCTAAAAGATACTCTCAATTAAAAAAGAATGCAATAATAATGCATCCTGCACCGTTTAATAGAAATGTTGAAATAGATGATGAAATAATTGAAAGTCCCAAATCTAAGATATTTGAACAAATGAAAAATGGAATGTTTATGAGACAAGCAGTTTTAGAATATATTATTCACAAAAACAAAATCATTTAA
- a CDS encoding dihydroorotase — protein MTLIINSKLLINNKLVKKDILINKNKIIKISNKIDQNKYKQIKKIIDAKNNLTIPGLIDVHVHWREPGFTHKETIKNGSYSAAKGGFTTVMTMPNLNPVPHDLKSLNVQLDIIKKDSIIKAIPYGSISYNLEGNKLSDMTQIKDYVFAFSDDGKGIQNANLMYKAMLKAKSLNKPIVAHCEDETFINSGHINEGNISKKLNIKGMSFLSETVHIARDLVLAKETKCHYHICHVSSKHSLELIKDAKNKKIKVTCEVSPHHLISCDEDISSNNGNWKMNPPLRTKDDRYHLIKGIKNKTIDIIATDHAPHAENEKDVKIEEAAFGVIGSEFAFGLLYTKLVLTKILNLNQIVDLMTKNVSQIFKLKSGVLKEKHVADIAIVDLNKSEIITKEWISSNSKNTPYINEKIFGINMLTICDGKIVYCHQDFKNNIKSK, from the coding sequence ATGACTTTAATAATCAATAGTAAATTATTAATAAATAATAAGCTTGTTAAAAAAGACATTTTAATTAATAAAAATAAAATAATAAAAATATCAAACAAGATTGATCAAAACAAATACAAACAAATTAAAAAAATAATTGATGCAAAAAATAATTTAACAATCCCTGGTTTAATTGATGTTCATGTGCACTGAAGAGAACCTGGTTTTACTCATAAAGAAACAATTAAAAATGGTTCTTATAGTGCTGCAAAGGGAGGGTTTACAACTGTTATGACAATGCCAAATCTTAATCCAGTACCGCATGATCTAAAATCACTTAATGTTCAATTAGACATAATAAAAAAAGATTCAATAATTAAAGCAATTCCTTATGGTTCAATAAGTTATAACCTTGAGGGAAATAAACTTTCTGATATGACCCAAATTAAAGATTATGTATTTGCTTTTAGTGATGATGGTAAAGGAATTCAAAATGCTAATTTAATGTATAAAGCAATGTTAAAAGCTAAATCATTAAATAAACCAATTGTTGCTCATTGCGAGGATGAAACTTTTATAAATTCTGGTCATATAAATGAAGGTAACATATCAAAAAAATTAAATATTAAAGGCATGTCTTTTTTGAGCGAAACTGTTCATATAGCAAGAGATTTAGTTTTAGCAAAAGAAACTAAATGTCATTATCATATATGTCATGTTTCATCTAAACATTCACTTGAACTTATTAAAGATGCAAAAAATAAAAAAATTAAAGTTACTTGTGAAGTTAGTCCTCATCATTTAATAAGTTGTGATGAAGATATATCATCAAATAATGGAAATTGAAAAATGAACCCACCTTTAAGAACAAAAGATGATAGATATCATCTAATAAAAGGAATAAAAAATAAAACTATTGACATAATTGCAACAGATCATGCACCACATGCAGAAAATGAAAAAGATGTAAAAATAGAAGAAGCAGCTTTTGGTGTAATCGGGTCAGAATTTGCTTTTGGATTACTATATACAAAACTTGTTTTAACAAAAATACTAAATTTAAATCAAATAGTTGATTTAATGACTAAAAATGTTTCTCAAATTTTTAAATTAAAAAGTGGGGTTTTAAAAGAAAAACATGTAGCTGATATAGCAATTGTTGATTTAAATAAAAGTGAAATAATAACTAAAGAATGAATATCAAGCAATTCAAAAAACACTCCTTATATAAATGAAAAAATATTTGGAATAAACATGTTGACAATATGTGATGGAAAAATAGTTTATTGTCATCAAGATTTTAAAAACAATATTAAATCTAAATAA
- a CDS encoding dihydroorotate dehydrogenase electron transfer subunit, whose translation MKRKTYQCLIIENKPIAKNIFQIILVSDLVKFINSPGQFVNIKIGHQNSSFVLRRPISISKYNKQNNSFALIYKVLGNGTKELTKYKEKEYLDLLGPLGNGFNINSINKHETALLIGAGVGIPPLLELAVQLKNKGTKVITVLGFNSKEEIFYENEFKKIGSTYISTITDSNYFKGNIIELLDNLIKSNNLTFDKYYACGPLIVLKKIKEIFSNKIGYLSIENRMACGIGACYACVVKTNNQNGYSRVCKDGPVYLSSEVEL comes from the coding sequence ATGAAAAGAAAGACTTATCAGTGTTTAATAATCGAAAATAAACCAATAGCTAAAAACATTTTTCAAATTATACTTGTTTCAGATCTAGTTAAATTTATAAATTCACCAGGTCAATTTGTAAATATTAAAATAGGTCATCAAAATAGTTCTTTTGTTTTGAGAAGACCAATATCAATTTCAAAATATAATAAACAAAACAATTCTTTTGCTTTAATATATAAAGTTTTAGGAAATGGAACCAAAGAATTGACTAAATACAAAGAAAAAGAATATCTGGATTTACTTGGTCCACTTGGAAATGGTTTTAATATTAATTCAATAAACAAACATGAAACTGCTTTGTTAATTGGTGCAGGTGTTGGAATACCTCCACTTCTTGAACTGGCTGTACAGCTAAAAAACAAGGGAACTAAAGTTATAACAGTTTTAGGTTTTAATAGCAAAGAAGAAATTTTTTATGAAAATGAATTCAAAAAAATTGGAAGCACTTATATATCAACAATAACGGATTCAAATTATTTTAAAGGTAACATAATTGAATTATTAGATAACCTAATCAAAAGCAACAATTTAACTTTTGATAAATATTATGCATGTGGTCCTCTAATTGTATTAAAAAAAATTAAAGAAATTTTTTCAAATAAAATTGGTTACTTATCAATCGAAAATAGAATGGCTTGTGGTATTGGAGCATGTTATGCTTGTGTTGTTAAAACAAATAATCAAAACGGATATTCACGGGTTTGTAAAGATGGGCCAGTTTATTTAAGTAGTGAGGTTGAATTGTAA
- a CDS encoding dihydroorotate dehydrogenase, with protein sequence MNKRLCVDLPGIKLKNPIMPASGCFGFGIEFSSYYDLSKLGAIMIKAVTKEPRFGNETPRVAETNSGMLNSIGLQNPGVDFVLNNQLKELEKYDVPIIANIAGNSIDEYVYVAKKICKANNVKAIELNISCPNVKVGGIQFGTDCNIAYQLVKQVKENINKPVYVKLSSNVTNIKEIAIAVEKAGADALSLINTLTGMVLDHKTGKPILANKVGGLSGPAIKPIAIKIIYEVSQVVKIPIIGMGGISNAIDVIDFISAGATAVAIGTANFTNPYICVDIINDLEKELDKLNVFNILELRGRSWK encoded by the coding sequence ATGAATAAAAGATTATGTGTTGACCTACCAGGAATTAAATTAAAAAATCCTATAATGCCAGCATCTGGTTGTTTTGGTTTTGGGATAGAGTTTTCAAGTTATTATGATTTATCAAAACTTGGTGCAATAATGATCAAAGCAGTAACAAAAGAACCAAGATTTGGCAATGAAACACCAAGAGTTGCTGAAACAAATTCTGGAATGTTAAACTCAATAGGACTACAGAACCCTGGTGTTGATTTTGTTTTGAATAACCAACTAAAAGAACTTGAAAAATATGATGTTCCAATAATTGCAAATATAGCTGGTAACAGCATTGATGAGTATGTTTATGTAGCCAAAAAAATTTGTAAAGCTAATAATGTTAAAGCAATTGAATTAAACATTTCATGTCCTAATGTAAAAGTTGGTGGGATTCAATTTGGAACAGATTGTAATATTGCATATCAACTTGTAAAGCAAGTTAAAGAAAATATAAATAAACCAGTTTATGTTAAATTATCATCAAATGTAACAAATATTAAAGAAATAGCAATTGCAGTAGAAAAAGCAGGTGCTGATGCTTTATCGTTGATTAACACATTAACTGGAATGGTTTTAGATCACAAAACAGGTAAACCAATTTTAGCAAATAAAGTTGGCGGGTTATCTGGTCCAGCTATAAAACCAATTGCAATAAAAATTATTTATGAAGTTTCACAAGTTGTAAAAATACCAATTATAGGTATGGGTGGCATTTCAAATGCAATTGATGTTATTGATTTCATTTCAGCAGGCGCAACAGCAGTTGCTATTGGAACAGCTAATTTTACTAACCCATATATTTGTGTTGATATTATCAATGACTTAGAAAAAGAACTTGATAAATTAAATGTATTTAATATTTTAGAATTAAGGGGTAGAAGTTGAAAATAA
- the pyrF gene encoding orotidine-5'-phosphate decarboxylase: MKINNKDIIIALDFNNKKDVISFLKKLKNEKLFVKVGMELFYSCGTSIIKKIKKMNHKIFLDLKLHDIPNTVYQSIKSLLKLNVDIISVHASGGSEMLKKAAEAIKESNSNTKLVAITQLTSTSEEMMKKEQKINSTLLDSVINYACLSKDCGIDGVVCSVWETKIIKNKCGNNFIVINPGIRTKDDNLDDQKRIATPNDAKINNSDYIVVGRSITKNKNCLEKYLQIKKDFLS; this comes from the coding sequence TTGAAAATAAATAATAAAGACATAATAATAGCACTTGACTTTAATAACAAAAAAGATGTTATAAGTTTTTTAAAAAAATTAAAAAACGAAAAGTTATTTGTTAAAGTTGGAATGGAATTGTTTTATAGTTGTGGAACATCTATTATAAAAAAAATAAAGAAAATGAATCATAAAATTTTTTTAGATTTAAAACTTCATGATATTCCAAACACAGTTTATCAATCAATTAAATCACTTTTAAAATTGAATGTAGATATTATTTCAGTCCATGCATCTGGTGGTAGTGAAATGCTTAAAAAAGCTGCAGAAGCTATTAAAGAATCTAATTCAAACACAAAACTGGTTGCAATTACACAACTTACATCTACATCTGAAGAAATGATGAAAAAGGAACAAAAAATTAATTCAACTTTATTAGATAGTGTTATTAATTATGCATGTTTATCAAAAGACTGTGGAATTGATGGTGTTGTATGTTCAGTGTGGGAAACAAAGATTATAAAAAACAAATGTGGTAACAACTTTATTGTTATCAATCCAGGAATTAGAACAAAAGATGATAATCTAGATGATCAAAAAAGAATTGCAACACCAAACGATGCAAAAATAAATAATTCTGATTATATTGTTGTTGGTAGATCAATAACTAAAAATAAAAACTGTCTAGAAAAATATTTACAAATAAAAAAAGATTTTTTAAGTTAG
- the pyrE gene encoding orotate phosphoribosyltransferase, translating to MYCDNRLIISYPDVRKTITENFVSLIKKNFKDIDYIAGTATAGIPHAAWVSDKLNLPMIFVRSEAKKHGKSKQIEGMFEKGKNVVVIEDLISTGKSSINVCKALNENGLNVVGVVAIFSYNLPIFKKSFDDINVPFYTMTNYDFLLEYLDDEKIINNNQKSTLKIWRDELLK from the coding sequence ATATATTGTGATAATAGATTAATAATTTCATATCCCGATGTTAGAAAAACAATAACTGAAAATTTTGTTAGTTTAATTAAAAAAAATTTTAAAGACATAGATTATATAGCTGGAACAGCTACTGCTGGAATTCCACATGCAGCTTGAGTTAGTGATAAATTAAATTTACCAATGATTTTTGTTAGGAGTGAAGCAAAAAAACATGGAAAATCAAAACAAATAGAAGGTATGTTTGAAAAAGGTAAAAATGTTGTTGTTATAGAAGATTTAATCTCTACTGGAAAATCTTCTATAAATGTTTGTAAAGCTTTGAACGAAAATGGTTTAAATGTTGTAGGCGTTGTAGCAATATTTAGTTACAATTTACCAATTTTTAAAAAAAGCTTTGATGACATTAATGTTCCTTTTTACACAATGACAAACTATGATTTTTTATTAGAATATCTTGATGATGAAAAAATCATTAATAACAACCAAAAATCCACTTTAAAAATTTGAAGAGATGAACTTTTAAAATAA
- a CDS encoding formate--tetrahydrofolate ligase — MNKLNIFFKNEDIKQYGDFYKIKSENFKDKNRKGKLILVTSINPTPTGEGKSTTLIGLNDCFNFANKNSIAVLRQPSIGPFFGIKGGATGSGECSILNSDEINTGFTGDFYSIETANNLIYSIIENEIYFNSELDIDKSKILWDRCIDINDRSLRQINYFINKNNQQNASFAITAASRLMAAFCLANDYEDLKNTIENTIVAYTTKNKPIYIKDLKIVDSIMLILKNAIKPNIAFSKYNSPIIIHGGPFANIAHGCNSIIATDIGLKVSDYTFTEAGFGADLGAEKFLNIKCRKMKVVPSLVVITVTLKSLKYHSGIKVEDLDKPNLNGIEIGFDNLLKHIETIKGFGLNYVVILNKHNIDTDSEINEFKYNCEKFNINFAISTMWQDGPSKNQHLVAFIEENLKENKEINFTYKLDSDIKTKVKEIANKVYGANDVNYSQEALDIIKEIEEQCKGYYICIAKTFSSLSDDPKKLNRPKNFNINVTDIKINHCAKFVIIITSQIYLMPGLPKVPKAKS; from the coding sequence ATGAATAAATTAAATATATTTTTTAAAAATGAAGATATTAAACAATATGGAGATTTTTATAAAATTAAATCTGAAAACTTTAAAGACAAAAATAGAAAAGGAAAACTAATTTTAGTAACATCAATAAATCCAACACCAACAGGAGAAGGTAAAAGTACCACACTTATTGGTTTAAATGATTGCTTTAATTTTGCAAACAAAAATTCAATTGCAGTTTTAAGACAACCATCAATTGGACCATTTTTTGGTATCAAAGGTGGCGCGACCGGAAGTGGTGAATGTTCTATTTTAAATAGTGATGAAATTAATACAGGTTTCACTGGTGATTTTTACTCTATTGAAACAGCAAATAACTTAATTTATTCAATAATAGAAAATGAAATATATTTTAATTCTGAATTAGATATTGATAAATCAAAAATATTGTGAGATAGATGTATTGATATAAATGATAGATCTCTTAGACAAATAAATTATTTTATAAACAAAAATAATCAACAAAATGCAAGTTTTGCTATTACTGCTGCATCTAGATTAATGGCAGCATTTTGTTTAGCAAATGATTATGAAGATTTAAAAAATACAATTGAAAATACTATAGTTGCTTATACAACAAAAAATAAACCAATATATATAAAAGATCTTAAAATTGTTGATTCAATCATGCTTATTTTAAAAAATGCCATTAAACCAAATATTGCATTTTCAAAATATAATTCACCAATCATAATACATGGTGGACCTTTTGCTAATATAGCTCATGGCTGTAATAGTATAATAGCAACAGATATAGGATTAAAAGTTAGTGATTATACTTTCACAGAAGCAGGATTTGGTGCTGATCTTGGTGCTGAAAAATTTTTAAATATAAAATGTAGAAAAATGAAAGTTGTTCCATCACTTGTTGTAATTACAGTGACTTTAAAATCATTAAAATATCATTCTGGGATAAAAGTTGAAGATTTAGATAAACCAAATTTAAATGGGATAGAAATAGGTTTTGATAACTTATTAAAACACATTGAAACAATTAAAGGATTCGGATTGAATTATGTTGTTATTTTAAATAAACACAATATTGACACAGATAGCGAAATAAATGAATTTAAATATAATTGTGAAAAATTCAATATTAATTTTGCTATATCTACTATGTGACAAGATGGTCCAAGTAAAAACCAACATTTAGTTGCATTTATTGAAGAAAATTTAAAAGAAAATAAAGAAATTAATTTCACATATAAATTAGATAGTGATATTAAAACAAAAGTAAAAGAAATTGCAAATAAAGTGTATGGTGCAAATGATGTTAATTATTCACAAGAAGCTTTAGATATTATAAAAGAAATAGAAGAACAATGTAAGGGATATTACATTTGCATTGCTAAGACATTTAGTTCATTATCTGATGATCCAAAAAAACTTAATAGACCAAAAAATTTTAATATAAATGTAACAGACATAAAAATTAACCACTGTGCAAAATTTGTTATTATAATAACATCACAGATTTATTTAATGCCAGGTCTTCCTAAAGTACCTAAAGCAAAGAGTTAA
- a CDS encoding MATE family efflux transporter, whose product MIKNNEGNNKFSDDSSKVNSAVKLFENTSIFKSLFKIVTLAIIVSLATGIYVFVDQILMVRIIPLNHYFSQSNVFGNEQFESIKKLIDEKSQMMESIPSLAVSSIVRTSVSLSSPLTLICTAISLLLGLGTSIAYSKDLGKKDYKKATLTWSNGFYNTLITSLITSAILIGLTFILIPVQANQTNAEKLIGDQYLSKWNQSEIDTLQNFLNYTRNLSINWAVQYSLIIIGFNVFNNYIMLFISLLNSEGKNAIPTAFILISNVLNIALDFALLYLTTLGINAAAIATVISWIIGVAIFVSFIWWQNKKKLTLLEFKYLKIKEFRFDYKIILYIFAIGIASFFRNASTAVYSLIQQSIYGQITQPITGKEQTYYLTILGAVNPIYNLFFSAIIGVIRGARTVITYNYVRNEQQKVQKAYLISMAMAFVYAFIFFIIVSFILQNQFLWLFDIIPGHSNYNDALILLRVIMGQLLLFSFTISGMLYFQSTGKPIRSIISSIMYGTIIGIPGLFIASEIAKATNNMDIYIYSPLIIISISGLLVFTYSTYYVFKKPKIYIEY is encoded by the coding sequence ATGATTAAAAACAATGAAGGAAATAATAAATTTAGTGACGATTCATCTAAAGTTAATAGCGCTGTAAAACTTTTTGAAAACACATCAATATTTAAAAGTTTATTCAAAATTGTGACATTAGCAATAATTGTTTCACTTGCCACTGGAATTTATGTTTTTGTAGACCAAATTTTAATGGTTAGAATAATTCCGCTTAATCATTATTTTAGTCAATCAAATGTTTTTGGTAATGAACAATTTGAATCAATTAAAAAATTAATAGATGAGAAATCACAAATGATGGAATCAATTCCAAGTTTAGCTGTTTCAAGCATTGTTAGAACATCTGTATCTTTATCATCACCATTAACATTAATATGTACTGCAATATCTTTATTATTAGGTCTTGGAACATCAATCGCTTACTCTAAAGATCTTGGTAAAAAAGATTATAAAAAAGCAACTTTAACTTGAAGTAATGGTTTTTATAATACATTAATCACATCATTGATAACATCAGCAATTTTGATTGGATTAACATTTATATTAATTCCTGTTCAGGCAAATCAAACAAACGCTGAAAAATTAATTGGTGATCAGTATTTATCCAAATGAAATCAAAGTGAAATTGATACATTACAAAATTTTTTAAATTACACAAGAAATCTTTCTATTAATTGGGCAGTTCAATACTCTTTAATTATTATTGGTTTTAATGTTTTTAATAACTACATTATGTTGTTTATATCATTGTTAAATAGTGAAGGTAAAAATGCTATTCCAACTGCGTTTATTTTAATTTCTAATGTCTTAAATATAGCATTAGATTTTGCTTTACTTTATTTAACAACACTTGGAATAAATGCTGCTGCAATTGCAACTGTCATAAGTTGAATTATTGGAGTTGCAATTTTTGTGTCATTTATTTGATGACAAAACAAAAAAAAGCTAACACTTTTAGAATTCAAATATTTAAAAATTAAAGAGTTTAGATTTGATTACAAAATTATTTTGTATATTTTTGCTATTGGCATAGCAAGCTTTTTTAGAAATGCTTCTACTGCTGTTTATTCACTTATCCAACAATCAATTTATGGGCAAATAACTCAACCAATTACTGGAAAAGAACAAACATATTATCTAACTATCCTTGGAGCTGTGAACCCAATTTATAATTTATTTTTCTCAGCAATTATTGGTGTAATAAGAGGTGCTAGAACTGTCATCACCTATAATTATGTAAGAAATGAACAACAAAAAGTCCAAAAAGCTTATTTAATATCAATGGCTATGGCATTTGTTTATGCTTTTATTTTCTTTATTATTGTTTCATTTATTCTACAAAATCAATTCTTGTGATTGTTTGATATCATTCCAGGACATAGTAATTATAATGATGCACTAATTTTATTAAGGGTAATTATGGGACAACTATTATTATTTTCATTTACTATTAGTGGAATGTTGTATTTTCAATCTACTGGGAAACCAATTAGATCTATTATCTCATCCATTATGTATGGTACTATAATTGGAATTCCTGGATTATTTATTGCTAGTGAAATTGCAAAAGCTACAAATAACATGGATATTTATATATATTCACCATTAATCATCATATCAATAAGTGGTTTATTAGTTTTTACTTATAGTACATATTATGTATTTAAAAAACCAAAAATTTATATTGAATATTAA